The segment ATGATGTGCTAGCAGACATAGATACTGGCCTTAAAGATGTCAGTGTTCACCCTGCAGTAGGAGTGGGGTCTCAGGTACCTTTACCGCCCCCATAGTCAAACCTCAGGTGTTACAGAGTAGGGGATACCAACTTGTGTCCTACCTTACCCACACCCACCTCAGTGAATTCAGATCTGTAATCAAAATTGTGTCAGACTGTCTCAGAGAGACTGACCTGCATTTATTCCCCAGATGGTCGAGAGAGCCATATACCAGTGCTGACTGGCACAGCAAAGCCCTGCCTACCTGGACCTCACAGATCTGCTCTCAAACTAAAAATCTAAGTAGTctaaggttagggttaggggatCTCAGGATGCCCGGAAGCCCAGAAGAGAcacatagcccaggttggtcaGGGGACATCAGAGCTAAGGATGAAGAAGTGAGTTCTCAGGGAGGCTGCAAAAGTGGAGTGGAGATCTGTGTATGGAGATGTGGACCAGCATGCACAGAATGTGACAGAACAGAGGAGAGCAGGGTCACATCCTGTGTTTTATTGAGATACACATGTCTGTCGTGTGAAAAATGGATTGGGGGAGCGAGTAGCAAAGGGAAGTGGGTGGGgccaaaaggaaaaggagagagtgtATAAGACAAGGActgagggaatgagggaggggaggggtcagtCCTCAACCGGAAACTCTTAACGAGGTATTTTATTCTAcgtgtacgcatgtgtgtgcttgagtgtgttcACCACATGTAAGCatgtacccatggaggccagaaaagggcatcagagaccgtggagctggagttacagtagTTGTAAGCCACCCACTCTGGGTGCTGGGAGGAGCCAAAGCCAGGTCCTCTACCAGAGTCGTGAGTTCTCTTAGCCAACTCTAGACCCAGCTATACTGGGAATTCTTCATTGATAGTCGGAGTTGCTTTGGAGTCAGTGACAGTTCCTGACAGAAACAGGAGAGGGAAGATTTGCAGGCTTGTGTTTCGGTCTAGCGGATTGAGGAAGCCATGGTAAAACAACAGTTCAGCTCATGGCAGCAGTAGGGTGTGGTGGAGGCGTTCACACCATAGCACATACGAGGAGCACAGAGAAGGGCAGGAGCCAGAGGTTGGGTATGAGCTCTGCAGACTTACCTTTAGTGACCTACTCCCACCACTAAGACCTTGTCCCCAAAAGACCACAGCCTCCCAAAATAGTGCCACCAGCAGGGGACCAAGCGTTCAGAATCTGGGCCTGTGGGAGACATTGAAGATTCAAATTCTGACAGTTATAGAGTTGTAAAAGTAATGACCTGAATCTCATCCCccactttcctcctctctcttacacccccctccccccatcatcACCCACAACTCTCTCTCTTTGGTTTCCTCAGCCAGTTTGCTGACCTGTGGCATCTGCCAGGCCTCTGGTCAGATCTTCATCAGCCCAGACTCACTCATGGGAGTGGAGAATTTCCGGACCATCCTGACCCTAGAAAATGTCCCAGAAGACGTCCTGGAGTACAGTTGGTATCGGGGCATGGACAACAGTACAGGCAACATGATTTTCAGCTATAAACCTCCCAATACCCGACACCCTGGGCCCTTGTACAGTGGGCGTGAGAACGTGACCCGTACAGGTAGCCTGGTGGTGAGGATGTCGGCGTTAAATGACACAGGCAACTACACTGTCCAAGTGGACACCAGCAACGGGACCCAAACAGCAACTGGCTGGCTCGAGATCATAAGTGAGTTGGCATAGCAACCAGTTTCCCCAACAAAAAAAGGGAAGCTTGTCCTAAGGGTTCCGAGAGGGAGATTCCTTGGAGGGGATGTCGTCCCGTGTCTCAGTTGCCTAAAAGTGACCCTGGCAGCCATGCAGGTGGCTCTCTCGCTTTTCCTGCAGAGATGGGTCACTCCTCACAATCAAGGACTCAGTTCACTTGTTGAAGAGAGGATTAATTTTCACTGCTGTGTAACACTCAtactttagagcagtggttctcaaccttcctagtgctgtcactctttaatacagttcctcatgtcgtggtgacccccaaccataaaattattccattgctataACTTTGTtacagttatgaatcataataatATCTTTGCAGAATATTTGATATGTGACTGCCCAGAGGGACCATGACTCACAGGTTCAGAACTGCTGTTTAGAggcttaaaaaatataaaacatctgggcagtggtggcacatgcctttaatcccagcacttgggaggcaaaaggaGGTGGATCTCTATAAgagatggagttccaggacagacaaggctacacagagagaccctgtctcaaacaaacaaatagtaataaaatagttAATTGTATCTATTTTTGTAGTACTAAGGATGGAACCTGGAGTGTTCTATATGCTGGGgaagcactccaccactgagccacgcccccagcccctcactgggggattctaggcaggggctccaccactgagccacgcccccagcccctcactgggggattctaggcagggactctaccactgagtcacgccccagcccctcactgggggattccaggcaggggctctaccactgagccacgcccccagcccctcactgggggattctaggcagaggctctaccactgagtcactcccccagcccctcactgggggtttccaggcaggggctctaccactgagccacgccccagcccctcactgggggattccaggcaggggctctaccactgagtcacgccccagcccctcactgggggattctaggcaggggctctaccactgagtcacgccccagcccctcactgggggttccaggcaggggctctaccactgagctactccccagcccctcacagggggattctaggcaggggctctaccactgagctactccCCAGCCACTCAgtggggaattctaggcaggggATCTACCACTGACCTCTCCCTAGCTGGGACTCACTGTGTTGTCCAAGTTGGACTAGAGCTTTCAGTTCCCctacctctgctttctgagtgctagaGCCACAGCCATTTACTACTACACCTAACTTATTATCATGTGACTTTTGTGGGCCACAAGTTTGAGCATTGTCCTGGCTGAGTCCTTCGAGTCTCATGAGGTACTAGTTTTAAGACTGTATTCTCATAGGGAGACCTACCTAGGGAAGAACCTCCTGGTTTGAGGATGAGGTCCTTTCCTGGTGTTTGCATGATCATAGACTTGGATATCAATGCACTGTTTTATGTTTGTTGCCATAACTGTAGGGCCAAGTATTTTGTAGTTCATTATAGCAATCTCTTCCGTGACAGTGATGGTCACTCCAGACCTGGAGGAAGTAGCATGGCTGCCTTGGAGATCTGTCCACCCCAGACCGCTTGCACTGGTGCCCTAGGACCAAGGGGAGAGTATAGTTTTCTGAGGACGAGAAGCCCTCTGCCTTTTTCTGAGTCTATACTCTGTGGCCCTGAGCCTTATCTTTCCTCAGTGAGGAACTGTGTTCCCAAGCTGTTCCATTCCTAGGAAGGGTAAATATCTACATATTTGTCATCTATACGTTTGGAGAGAATTTGGTAGACCGAATGAAACTCGGACAGTGGATCTAATTATTATGACTAGTTCCAAAGCCACCACCTGTCCCAGCTCCTCCGAGATGAGGGCCCTGGACTTCACAACCACTGGGAGCAAGGTTGGGGATATGGCTTAGTAAGTAAAGCACTGGCCAAGAAAGCTTGAAGATCCAAGTTTGAATGCCGGGGATGGGGGAATACATCTGTATTTTCGGCACCCCTACGTGACATGTGGAAGGTTACCACCACAATCTTCAGCTAACCTGGGGTACACAGAGGTAATCGAGTGACCCTGCCTCAAGCAAGGCAGAAGGTGAGGTCTGATCCTCACGGTTGTCCTTCGTCCTCCACACATGCTCTCAGTGCATGTGTGGCATGTGTTAGCACTCTCACCCACAAACACATGTTCTATATACAGTATACATGGACATACAGAGGGGAAAAAACCAACCACCATTAGACCACCTATTCATGACCAAGAacctgctgttgttgctgttatacAGAACGGCTCAGGCCTATGGGCCATGCAGCCTGCTCTCCACACCTCCCTCCTCTACCCCTCTCGGTGCAGGGGCTTCCCTTGTGCCTTATCTTAGGGCTCTCTACATCTCTTCAACATGCCCCGAAGCTTGAAGAAGCTGACACTATACCTgacctgttccttctgcttcACCTAGAGTTGAGAGACGACCCAGACATCTCAGCCAATGTTTCAGCCAACGCCAGCATGTTGGTGGAAGGCATGGACTCCGTGGTTGCCAATTGTCTTACCAACTCCTCGAACATCAAGTGGTACGTGAATTTTGTGCCAACCTCAGGCAATAACCGCATGACGATTTCCCCGGATGGCAAGACTCTGGTCATCCACGGGGTCAGTCGTTACGACCACAGTCTTCAGTGTGCCATAGAAGATGTCCCAGAAATACTCCAGAGAAGTGACACGATTTCCTTAACTGTGGCCTGTGAGTGTCCATGGTAGTGGGAGGGGAGCCGGTGGTAGCCTCTAGTATGTATCCAGGAAAACGGCTGAGCCAGCCCGCAGCCAGCTAGGTCTGGCTAATATCCCGCTCTGGGTGTTTAGCTCTGTGGGTTTATGACTGCCCTCCCCATGAGGTGCTGGACCTTAGGAGAGGGACATACTCCCCATTCTTAGATTAGAAATGGCctggttatttgtttttgttgggaGAGGCAAGTGGGGCTGGGAATGGCTGTCCTCAAACAAGAACCTGAATTAGGATCCCTGACATTTGCATAGATGTTGACTGTGAcagcacatacctataatccctaGCCTAGCGGGACAGAGAGAGATTGCTGGGTCTCAGTGGTCAGCCCGTCTGGTTAGAATACATGAATTCTAAGTCAGAAAGATACtttatctgtttcttttctttgtttgctttgttttcttttttctaaagagaaaaaaagcttgGAGTTGGTTGGGCCAGGAAGTGGGAAGAATCTGGGGGAGGTGAAAGAAGAGATGATAATCATAATATATGGTATGGAAATAAAGATGCCTAAGAGAGTGATTGAGGAATGTCTGTGATATTGACCTCTAACCTGCACATGTAAGTCATATATGTGCCCACACtttcctgcacatatgtatgaatcctacacagacatacacacatacacacacacatactttctctctcacacacacacatgcacatacacacacatacacacaaacacacactcacacatacacacacacgcacacactcacacatacacacacatacacactcacacacactcacacatacacacacacactctcacatacacactcacatacacacactcacacacactcacacacatacacatacacactcacgcacccactcacacacatacacacacttacacatggagagaaagagagattacAGTCAATCTTTTATTCTTACCTTCATTTCAGATCACAAGTCTACCTttcttatttgcttttatttatgtctatatgtgtatatctgtgtgagtatatgccATGTGTGGGGATGCCAATGTTCAATCTCCTAAAGGTGCCTGATGTGGGTGGAGTGCTGGGAAccgagctcaggtcctctgcaagaacagcaagcactcttaactgctgagccatccatctcttcGTTCTCAATTACGTTTAGTTAGCTCTCTGAAACCTTCAGATCTGTTGaccaattttgttttcttctgaattTAGGAAAGTCATCTTCACTTTTTCTTCTCGCCCCCATTGCAGGTTGGATTTAAAAACATAATCTTGGTGTGAGATACAGGTCCATGAGAGAGTCTCAGGCTAGGACCGACCCCCAAGTGAGGAggtggggtgtggctcagtagtGGAGCTCCTCCcactagcatgcatgaagccatgTGATCCCAAGCACAACACCAGCACCGCCAACAAACACAGGAGCTCATCAACACCCACTCAGAATCTTTCAGCACCCAACTGTCGTTTACATTTAATTTCAGCTGAAAATCACAATCAAACGTGGCAAACGATTTTCACATTTTAGTTAGGAACTGCTCAGTGCTCCTCCTGTTTCCTAACATGGATTCTGTGGCACCATCAGAAGAAAACTAATTCACAGGAGGACAGACAACCCCTGACCCCCATGCTGCCATTTATGGGTTTCAGGTTGCAACCTGGACTGAGGCCTCAGAGACTGTAGCCAGGTAGCAACTAGTTTCTACTTTTGTATGAACGGGCACTTgaaccctcttcctctcctctgagaTTTGCATCTGTAAGATGAAATTTTTATGGACCAAATGACTTGAGTGTTGATTAACAATTCTGCTAGGCTCCTCCTAGGAACCTATCAACAGCGACCTAGCAGACTGTTGGCTACCccagccacccccacccctgtctatctcatctctgtttctctctgtctctgtctctctgtctatctcatctctgtctctatgtctctcactgtctctcctctctctctgccttccttctcttactctttctctctgttcccaTGTATTCCTGGAcagcctcttcctttctttctctatccCTGCTTTCTTTGCCCTCTTGGGTCTGTCTGCCCTTACCCCTTCTGCAGGTCCCTCTTCTGTTCCCTTTCCACAATAAACCTCCCTTAATCCAGATCTGTCAAATGGTTTGATTTCTCAGGGAGACACCTTGAAACCCGCCCCCCCTTACTCTGCTGCCCCTGCTTCATAGCTCATGACAGTGAGTTTTGTGGATCACACACTGCGAAACCTGTTCAGAGTTTAGATGGTGTCCTATGACACGGTTGGTGTGTGAGCTTTTCTGCTCTGCTCTAAGCCATTTACCATATCTAGTGTGTAGGGCAAGCAAGGTTTAGCCCACAGGAACTCAGAGTGGAAACTGCCTTGACTGTTTCAGTTATCATCTGGGGTGGGCTCATCACACGGAGAGGGGCACCTTGTGTCTTCTGGACAAGATGCCATCCGAAGGGATTGGAAGTACAGCTGTGgtctccttccctgtctctgcaGATGGACCAGACTATGTGTCACTGTTGACCGAGCCCTATGCCTTTAATGGCGTGCTGCGTGCTGTTATTGGTTCCTATGTGCAGCTGGAATGTACCGGTTACTCCAGGCCGGTAGTCACGTACCACTGGATTCATAACGGCTCCCTCCTAAGCATCTCCGAGAAGAACTTGACCCTCCCTAGTCTGTCCTGGGAACAAATGGGCAGTTACCGGTGTATTGTGGAGAACCTGGAGACTCAGCTGGCCTTCTATAGGGATGTCACCATCCAGCCACCTCTATCTCGTGAGTGCAACCACCAAGCTCTCCAAACGTTGCCTCCCATATGTTTTTGTCTAGGCAGGAGGCCCCTCTGTTGCTACGCCCCACTTGCAGCTTCCGGTGTGCCACGGAAAGGATCAGCATAGGACCAacttctcagcacaaaggagatgcCTTTGCCCCAGAAAGAcaaagggaaggggaataagagacaaaaacAGGTGACAGAGAacgagagaagggaaaggaacaagggggagaaagaaaaggggtgTTTGCTCCaaaggacaaaggactgcctgtGGATAGAGGGGAAACAGATGTGACCCTTAGGGGAACTCCAGTGTTAGGATGAATTGGCTTGTtttgattgggcatgttaattatgTGGGCTAAAAGGGGACTTTTGATTTCTGGACTTCTGATACTTTggtagctggaccttggtagtcagcctcaagAGGAGGAAGTagccaaataaagaaataaaccttgatggctagctttaggaatgaaATCTAACAatttagcaaggcagaggaaaCGGGGAAGGGAGAGGcctgggcgggggtggggagagctGTTTGCCATGCTCAAGCCTGCTAGAGCCCTTCAGTGATGCCCTCCCTCCTCATCCTCTAAGGACCTGTCCAAAGCAGCCCATTCTGTCAATCATCCATAGTCCCCAGTCCTGGAGTCAGAGCAAGATGCACAAGAGACAAGATTGGCCAGTATTAGCTTTCTGTGTGCTAGCCACAGTTATGACCTGTGGGACCATCCTGGTCTCCTGGTACAGCAAGTGGTTCAGTACCATCCACCTCTGTCTCAcaggtaaagaaaataaatagcccTAGGACTTGAGCTCCTGACCCAAGGCCCCACACCGTACAGGAAAGTGGAGAGATCCTTTACAAAGAATCTGACCCCACAGCCTTTGCCTAGAGGAGAGTGCAGGAAGATAGCCCGAGAGTTCAGTCACTGCAGAAAGACATATTCCTTCTGGTTTCGAAATGAGGAACTTGGGGCAGATTTGCAAACGAGGAAAGCCCTCATTTCTCCCTAGCAGCTCAGTCATTTTCCACAAAGAGAGAAAGTGATCTGATCAGTGAGAGAGCCAAGGAAAGGGCGCTGAGCTGTGCAGACTCGAGCTGAGGGCTTGGCGCAGTCAagcgcttgctgtgcaagcctatGTGAGGACCCGAGGTCAGTATGCAGAGCCCAGGTGAAAAAGTCAACCGTGGATGTGTGCTCGTGATCCCAGCTGGggtggcagagacaagaggatccccaGGGCTTGCAGGCTACCCAGCCTGGCCCACTTtgagagctccaggccagtgagaaagcTTATCTTGAAAACTGAAATGAggttgggaggaggaggaagcaagcaGAGCTCTGGGTCTGAGGGCCAGGCAGGGCTGTACAGTGAAGTTCCGtgtcaagcaaaacaaaacaaaacaacaaggtGAGCTCGTAAGATGGGTCAGCAAATGGAAGTCCTTACCTCCAAGCCTGGCacactgagttcaatcccagagacCTTCAGTAATGCAAGAGGGAGGAATGGCTCCCTCAAGTCATCCTCTGACACCCACACACAGGCaagaaactgaatttttttttaactcatatTAGATAACACCTTAGGAATAACTTGAGGTTAACGACTGATCTTCACATGTATGAACAAACACATGTATGTGggcacattacacacatacacacacacacacacacacacacacacacacacacactgttctagAATCAAAGGATCTCAGGTGCCAATTCTAACAGTGCTACTAATGTGAACCAGGAGGCAGAATTTCACCATGTCCAGACTCAGTTTTCCCATATGCAGAGCTGGGACAAGTGCCTCGGCAGTACAGTGCTGTGAGAATCAGAACGCTGTAGAAAACTGCACAAAAGACGGCCAGTCCCCCTGCACACTCCAGAGAAGGCCAGGAGCTGATTCAGCATAGCATGCTCACGAGGCTCCCAGATTCATTGTCTTCTACTGTGCAAAACTATGGTTTAGGAAGGAAGGCTGTCCAGCCATTACTCATTGCTTGTCCCTAACTACAGTGCAGTCCCAGAATCGCTGGTGTCCTGCTATTATCTTCAGTGAGTTAATGACCCTGTGTAACCAGCAATACACCCTTATAACTCCCTATCCTCAGGACCTAGTATATTTGCTGTTCTTCACTCTATCATCCACTGTCtgcttctgcatccattcttcctcTTAAAATAGTCAAGGCTGGAGTTTAATCTCGGTCTGTGCTGCAGTGGCACAGCTCAGAACGTCAGGAAAGTCATGGCATCGGGAGTATGAAGCAGCTAGACACATTGCATCTACAGCCAGGACACAGAGAGCTGTGTGTTGGTAATCAGCTCACTTCTTTATTCAGTCTGGGGCCACAGCCCATGGAGTGGCTCTTCCCTCTTCAGCTAAACCTCTCTGCAAAGCCCCTACTAGACCTCTCCAGCGGCATCTCTCATTGTTGACTCTAAATCGTCAAGTTCTCAATATCAAGCATCATGGCCTCCCACCTGGATGCCATCCCAAAAGAACAAGGggttgtctttgttttatttttaatgtgtgtgtacatgatgcaTATCTACTGAATGGTACACCTCTAGAGGGTGAAGACCAACTtcatggagtcagttctctccatctctccatggTCCACTTAGCAAGTACTTTACTCACTGACCTATCTCGCCAGCCCCAAGTAATTTCAATCATTGATGAATCCCTGGTACCTGAATAGTGCTTAGCACATAGTGGGTGCTGACAAATCTTTGAAGAACCTATAGGTGGCCAAGTGCGCTGGTT is part of the Rattus norvegicus strain BN/NHsdMcwi chromosome 1, GRCr8, whole genome shotgun sequence genome and harbors:
- the Ceacam18 gene encoding carcinoembryonic antigen-related cell adhesion molecule 18 precursor, coding for MDFSRPSCNPWRWLTLLASLLTCGICQASGQIFISPDSLMGVENFRTILTLENVPEDVLEYSWYRGMDNSTGNMIFSYKPPNTRHPGPLYSGRENVTRTGSLVVRMSALNDTGNYTVQVDTSNGTQTATGWLEIIKLRDDPDISANVSANASMLVEGMDSVVANCLTNSSNIKWYVNFVPTSGNNRMTISPDGKTLVIHGVSRYDHSLQCAIEDVPEILQRSDTISLTVAYGPDYVSLLTEPYAFNGVLRAVIGSYVQLECTGYSRPVVTYHWIHNGSLLSISEKNLTLPSLSWEQMGSYRCIVENLETQLAFYRDVTIQPPLSRPLPTVKRELYIPGYLVIILIILATTGGAYMCRVLVYALQLSCSRRRNLS
- the Zfp819 gene encoding zinc finger protein 175 isoform X3, coding for MMLASLLTCGICQASGQIFISPDSLMGVENFRTILTLENVPEDVLEYSWYRGMDNSTGNMIFSYKPPNTRHPGPLYSGRENVTRTGSLVVRMSALNDTGNYTVQVDTSNGTQTATGWLEIIKLRDDPDISANVSANASMLVEGMDSVVANCLTNSSNIKWYVNFVPTSGNNRMTISPDGKTLVIHGVSRYDHSLQCAIEDVPEILQRSDTISLTVAYGPDYVSLLTEPYAFNGVLRAVIGSYVQLECTGYSRPVVTYHWIHNGSLLSISEKNLTLPSLSWEQMGSYRCIVENLETQLAFYRDVTIQPPLSRPLPTVKRELYIPGYLVIILIILATTGGAYMCRVLVYALQLSCSRRRNLS